In a single window of the Atlantibacter hermannii genome:
- the yjjL_1 gene encoding transporter: protein MNNDNNISQTVAISEATQKPTRQRFIVLAILFVSLSVIYLDRVNISIIAANTEFLHDMDLAGKPVYIGLLMSLFLITYGVSNVFLSPIGDWVGPRKAMIIAYGIISVSLILGGISSVFGFLLATRILLGTGEGLYYPMQNTFIKNWFPARERGRANTAWILGQSLSPAIAMPVFTWIIAEYSWRHTFYFSFVLSLLPLVLIYFFTSNTPRENKYINTQELEIIEEDRDVSEIKSVVNEKPSFFSRSKIYLCNVNFWMLLVVFSSNSMLSWGIVTWLPTYLNTERGFSWTNVGWMSSLPFIFGLLFKIIAGIAVDRTGKKGMIMLISALLCASAILTGVNISNNYIAAIFISFGIGASSMQLPCVFTLLQGMVPSAAISSAAGALNGMAVGFGALSPVLIGMILSLTHNFYAVMYLLIGIVMVGGVFSLVFAMKRL, encoded by the coding sequence ATGAACAATGATAATAATATTTCCCAAACGGTGGCGATTTCCGAGGCCACACAAAAACCAACCAGACAACGTTTTATAGTTTTAGCCATCCTTTTTGTCAGCCTCTCCGTTATCTATCTGGATCGGGTAAATATTTCCATTATTGCGGCCAACACAGAATTTTTACATGATATGGATCTGGCAGGTAAACCCGTTTACATTGGTTTGTTAATGAGTTTGTTTTTAATTACTTATGGGGTTTCGAACGTCTTCCTCAGCCCGATCGGTGATTGGGTTGGCCCCCGAAAGGCCATGATCATAGCTTATGGTATTATTAGCGTATCACTCATTTTAGGGGGCATATCATCTGTATTTGGCTTCTTGCTGGCCACACGTATTTTGCTGGGAACTGGAGAAGGGTTGTACTATCCCATGCAAAATACGTTTATCAAAAACTGGTTCCCTGCAAGAGAAAGAGGACGCGCAAATACAGCCTGGATACTGGGCCAGTCACTTTCTCCGGCAATCGCCATGCCAGTATTCACATGGATAATCGCAGAGTACTCCTGGCGGCACACCTTTTATTTCTCCTTCGTTTTAAGTCTGCTCCCGCTGGTGTTGATCTATTTCTTTACATCGAATACGCCACGCGAGAATAAATACATCAATACCCAGGAGCTTGAAATTATTGAAGAGGATCGGGATGTTAGTGAAATAAAAAGCGTCGTGAATGAAAAACCCTCCTTCTTTTCCCGCTCCAAAATCTATCTTTGCAACGTCAATTTCTGGATGTTATTAGTCGTTTTCTCCTCCAACTCAATGCTGTCATGGGGAATTGTTACCTGGTTGCCAACTTACCTCAACACAGAGCGTGGTTTTTCATGGACTAACGTCGGGTGGATGTCGTCATTACCCTTTATTTTTGGTCTGTTATTCAAAATTATCGCCGGGATTGCCGTAGATCGAACCGGAAAAAAAGGGATGATAATGCTCATCTCCGCCCTGCTGTGCGCCTCGGCCATTTTGACGGGCGTAAATATCAGCAATAACTACATAGCGGCAATATTCATCTCGTTTGGAATCGGGGCCTCGTCAATGCAGCTTCCATGCGTCTTTACGCTCCTGCAAGGCATGGTTCCCTCTGCGGCTATATCATCTGCCGCCGGGGCATTAAATGGAATGGCCGTGGGGTTCGGGGCTTTATCCCCGGTGTTAATCGGGATGATATTGAGTCTGACTCATAACTTTTATGCGGTGATGTATTTGTTGATTGGCATTGTCATGGTCGGGGGTGTGTTCTCGTTGGTTTTTGCCATGAAACGCCTTTGA